In one Modestobacter sp. L9-4 genomic region, the following are encoded:
- a CDS encoding TetR family transcriptional regulator, with product MGDVTGGRRELRKAQTRAEIRAAAHRLFAERGFDAVTTADVAAAADVAVQTVFNHFESKEALFFDGRIPSLSGPAEAIASCPPGTSPLTALRRQVEQDISALLAREASPERRSYVEAMVATPHLQERGRMLMVEALELATEALNTALSGGAPATPRVRLFSRLTVEMFFNASRVLAVEHRRTGLAEGWTAAGQAAAQDAVTATLAVLEDGARQLAGRLGVPVD from the coding sequence GTGGGAGACGTCACCGGGGGGCGGCGGGAGCTGCGCAAGGCGCAGACCAGGGCAGAGATCCGGGCCGCGGCGCACCGGCTGTTCGCCGAGCGCGGCTTCGACGCCGTCACCACCGCGGACGTGGCCGCGGCCGCCGACGTCGCGGTGCAGACGGTGTTCAACCACTTCGAGAGCAAGGAAGCGCTCTTCTTCGACGGGCGGATCCCCTCGCTGTCCGGCCCCGCGGAGGCCATCGCCTCCTGCCCGCCGGGCACCAGCCCGCTGACCGCGCTGCGCCGCCAGGTCGAGCAGGACATCAGCGCGCTGCTGGCGCGGGAGGCCTCCCCGGAGCGCCGCAGCTACGTCGAGGCGATGGTCGCCACCCCGCACCTGCAGGAGCGCGGGCGGATGCTCATGGTCGAGGCGCTCGAGCTGGCCACCGAGGCGCTGAACACCGCACTGTCCGGAGGTGCGCCGGCGACGCCCCGGGTGCGGCTGTTCAGCCGGCTCACCGTGGAGATGTTCTTCAACGCCAGCCGGGTGCTGGCCGTCGAGCACCGCCGCACCGGGCTGGCCGAGGGCTGGACGGCGGCCGGCCAGGCCGCCGCCCAGGACGCCGTCACCGCCACCCTCGCGGTGCTGGAGGACGGCGCCCGGCAGCTGGCCGGCCGGCTGGGCGTGCCGGTGGACTGA
- a CDS encoding TetR-like C-terminal domain-containing protein — protein MATTDLTQRPAGSRPPGRPLSSELSDQLVAVAMDILADEGWGRLNSDRVAARAKAGKAGIYRRWPTMAALARHALTTTTLVEVPADAGSLSADLCGLLVRWTQPLDRAERAAASLVGAARHDEELRAGLDEALLRPLGRAVREIASREAARGHELPAERVALLGSVLEALWWQRYTSFAVTPRSTTEVEQLVADVLVPIVEPERVAAGS, from the coding sequence GTGGCGACCACTGACCTCACCCAGCGACCTGCCGGCTCCCGTCCCCCGGGCCGGCCGCTGTCCTCGGAGCTCTCCGACCAGCTGGTCGCCGTGGCGATGGACATCCTGGCCGACGAGGGCTGGGGACGGCTCAACAGCGACCGGGTCGCGGCCCGCGCGAAGGCGGGCAAGGCGGGCATCTACCGCCGCTGGCCCACGATGGCCGCGCTCGCCCGGCACGCGCTGACGACCACCACCCTGGTGGAGGTCCCGGCCGACGCCGGCTCGCTGAGCGCGGACCTGTGCGGCCTGCTGGTCCGCTGGACCCAGCCGCTGGACCGCGCCGAGCGTGCGGCGGCCAGCCTGGTCGGTGCCGCCCGGCACGACGAGGAGCTGCGGGCCGGCCTCGACGAGGCGCTGCTGCGTCCGCTGGGCCGCGCGGTGCGCGAGATCGCCTCCCGTGAGGCGGCCCGCGGCCACGAGCTCCCGGCCGAGCGGGTCGCCCTGCTCGGTTCCGTGCTGGAGGCGCTGTGGTGGCAGCGGTACACGTCCTTCGCGGTGACCCCGCGGAGCACGACCGAGGTCGAGCAGCTGGTCGCCGACGTGCTGGTGCCGATCGTGGAGCCGGAGCGCGTCGCCGCGGGCAGCTGA
- a CDS encoding sodium:proton antiporter — protein MLYLVIGLLAIAAATAAAPRLGVAAPLLLVVLGIAVSLLPFGPTVEIEPEWVLTGVLPPLLYAASAAMPAMEFRREFTAIRGLSVALVVLSAFALGWFFSLVVPGLGLAWGVALGAIVSPTDAVATSIATRLGVSPRVVTMLEGESLLNDATALVLLRAAVAGAAASVSVWDVVGDFAYAVAVAVVLGAVVGKVVLAVRARVTEASVSTVLSFTAPFLAAVPAEELGASGLVAAVVAGLVTGYGAARALPPRHRLSDESNWRTIELVLEGAVFLTMGLQLSTVVDEVHGGLGTAAWVAAAALALTVLVRAAYVALLLFALQRRTRRGADLQPRLTGMQQRLDAGQSPYEGRRGRRRTSPRDVLRMRTRITRGLADIEHFLAEPLGWRDGAVVVWAGMRGAITLAAAQTLPEDTPQRSVLVLVAFLVATGSLLLQGGTLPWVVRAVGATRGEQPGADEERRRLLALMSDAAATVTAPVVSDDPWARLTAAKGHRLAVLDAQRDALLTARDDGAFSSAALTAALAVLDADQLALEMRGAPV, from the coding sequence GTGCTCTACCTGGTCATCGGGCTCCTGGCGATCGCCGCGGCCACCGCGGCCGCGCCCCGGCTGGGCGTAGCCGCGCCGCTGCTGCTGGTGGTGCTGGGCATCGCGGTCAGCCTGCTGCCCTTCGGGCCCACCGTCGAGATCGAGCCCGAGTGGGTGCTCACCGGCGTCCTCCCGCCGCTGCTCTACGCCGCGTCGGCCGCCATGCCGGCGATGGAGTTCCGCCGCGAGTTCACCGCCATCCGCGGGCTGTCGGTGGCGCTGGTGGTGCTCAGCGCCTTCGCGCTCGGCTGGTTCTTCTCCCTGGTCGTCCCCGGGCTGGGCCTGGCCTGGGGCGTCGCGCTGGGGGCCATCGTCAGCCCCACGGACGCCGTCGCCACCTCCATCGCCACCCGGCTGGGCGTCTCCCCGCGGGTGGTCACCATGCTCGAGGGCGAGAGCCTGCTCAACGACGCGACCGCGCTGGTGCTGCTGCGTGCCGCCGTCGCGGGTGCGGCGGCCAGCGTCTCGGTCTGGGACGTCGTCGGCGACTTCGCCTACGCCGTCGCGGTCGCGGTGGTGCTGGGCGCCGTCGTCGGCAAGGTGGTGCTGGCCGTGCGCGCCCGGGTGACCGAGGCGAGCGTGAGCACGGTCCTGTCCTTCACCGCGCCCTTCCTGGCGGCGGTGCCCGCCGAGGAGCTGGGCGCCTCCGGGCTGGTCGCGGCGGTCGTCGCCGGGCTGGTCACCGGCTACGGCGCGGCCCGCGCCCTGCCCCCGCGCCACCGGCTGTCCGACGAGTCGAACTGGCGCACGATCGAGCTCGTGCTCGAGGGCGCGGTCTTCCTGACCATGGGGCTGCAGCTGTCGACGGTGGTCGACGAGGTGCACGGCGGGCTGGGCACCGCCGCCTGGGTGGCCGCCGCCGCGCTGGCGCTCACCGTGCTTGTGCGCGCCGCCTACGTGGCGCTGCTGCTGTTCGCGCTGCAGCGCCGCACCCGGCGCGGTGCGGACCTGCAGCCCCGGCTGACCGGCATGCAGCAGCGGCTCGACGCCGGGCAGAGCCCGTACGAGGGACGCCGCGGCCGGCGGCGCACCAGCCCGCGCGACGTGCTCCGCATGCGGACGCGGATCACCCGCGGGCTCGCCGACATCGAGCACTTCCTCGCTGAGCCGCTGGGCTGGCGCGACGGCGCGGTGGTGGTCTGGGCCGGCATGCGCGGCGCCATCACCCTCGCCGCCGCCCAGACGCTACCCGAGGACACCCCGCAACGCTCGGTGCTGGTGCTCGTCGCCTTCCTCGTCGCCACCGGGTCGCTGCTGCTGCAGGGCGGCACGCTGCCCTGGGTGGTGCGGGCGGTCGGCGCCACCCGCGGCGAGCAGCCCGGTGCCGACGAGGAGCGCCGCCGGCTGCTGGCGCTGATGTCCGACGCCGCGGCCACCGTCACTGCACCCGTCGTGTCCGACGACCCGTGGGCGCGCCTGACCGCGGCGAAGGGGCACCGGCTCGCCGTCCTCGACGCCCAGCGGGACGCACTGCTCACCGCCCGCGACGACGGCGCGTTCAGCTCGGCGGCGCTCACCGCCGCCCTCGCCGTCCTGGACGCCGACCAGCTCGCCCTGGAGATGCGCGGTGCCCCCGTGTGA
- a CDS encoding DUF5946 family protein gives MTAADTPSSATPDELRTTVCPGCGAVLVATPDAAGRHPGASPSCWALFSVTVRGLRDEAGQDARTAALLQLARDTYDAQHLLPGAPASAAVRLCLALERGHEPLAAAAPPERVDAAAPQGLQPPARWTTTVADLAADLDVVDLPALVGAWADVTWADWAASADELRRAADVVLTS, from the coding sequence GTGACCGCCGCCGACACCCCGTCCTCCGCGACTCCCGACGAGCTGCGGACGACGGTCTGCCCCGGCTGCGGCGCGGTGCTGGTGGCCACGCCGGACGCCGCCGGCCGGCACCCCGGCGCCTCGCCCAGCTGCTGGGCGCTGTTCTCGGTGACCGTGCGGGGCCTGCGCGACGAGGCCGGGCAGGACGCACGGACGGCGGCGCTGCTGCAGCTGGCCCGCGACACCTACGACGCCCAGCACCTGCTGCCCGGGGCCCCGGCGTCGGCCGCGGTGCGGCTGTGCCTGGCGCTCGAGCGCGGGCACGAGCCGCTGGCCGCTGCCGCGCCACCGGAGCGGGTGGACGCCGCCGCCCCGCAGGGGCTGCAGCCGCCGGCCCGGTGGACGACGACGGTGGCCGACCTCGCCGCCGACCTGGACGTGGTGGACCTGCCCGCGCTGGTCGGCGCCTGGGCCGACGTCACCTGGGCGGACTGGGCGGCCTCCGCCGACGAGCTCCGCCGCGCCGCGGACGTCGTCCTGACCAGCTGA
- a CDS encoding HAD family hydrolase gives MPEPTIAVLDVDGTLVDSNYQHALAWYRALRSLDVIEPVWRLHRLIGMGGDQVIKTIGGDELEERIGEEARKRQGEHVDEMIGEVSPLPGARELLLAIKERGHRLVLASSGQPRHVDIAVDLLDARDIADAITSSEDAEATKPAPDLLQVALGKLGARAEDGAVMIGDSVWDVEAAKKAGLSTITVRSGGFGDDELREAGAIGIYDTPGDLAAALDETPLA, from the coding sequence ATGCCCGAACCCACGATCGCCGTCCTGGACGTCGACGGCACGCTGGTCGACTCCAACTACCAGCACGCCCTGGCCTGGTACCGCGCCCTGCGGTCCCTCGACGTCATCGAGCCGGTGTGGCGCCTGCACCGGCTGATCGGCATGGGCGGTGACCAGGTCATCAAGACCATCGGCGGTGACGAGCTCGAGGAGCGCATCGGCGAGGAGGCCCGCAAGCGCCAGGGCGAGCACGTCGACGAGATGATCGGCGAGGTGTCCCCGCTGCCCGGGGCCCGCGAGCTGCTGCTGGCTATCAAGGAGCGCGGCCACCGGCTGGTGCTGGCCAGCTCCGGTCAGCCGCGGCACGTCGACATCGCCGTCGACCTGCTCGACGCCCGCGACATCGCCGACGCCATCACCTCCAGCGAGGACGCCGAGGCGACCAAGCCCGCGCCGGACCTGCTGCAGGTCGCGCTGGGGAAGCTGGGCGCGCGCGCCGAGGACGGCGCCGTGATGATCGGCGACTCGGTGTGGGACGTCGAGGCCGCGAAGAAGGCCGGGCTGTCGACGATCACCGTCCGCTCCGGGGGCTTCGGCGACGACGAGCTGCGCGAGGCCGGCGCCATCGGGATCTACGACACCCCGGGTGACCTGGCCGCCGCACTGGACGAGACCCCGCTGGCCTGA
- a CDS encoding endonuclease/exonuclease/phosphatase family protein, which yields MDIRVGTLNLASARDSRGRSLDAAGLRTALADLDVDVLAVQEIDVAQPRSQQVDQPAEVAAALGVSEWRFAAAVAGTPDPFRSWTPVDPPVLRASWETPADPLYGIALFSRLPVRRWSVQALGAGRAKLPIRAPDPRTGEVRTWWFPDEPRLAVAAELDGVTVIGTHLSFAPHTAARQLFRLRSWARTLPGPVLVAGDLNLIGPLPATLARAQRLVTAPTYPAPAPRVQFDHVLALDPVTAGPAEVRALAFGDHRLVVVPVTLPGDAPVRP from the coding sequence GTGGACATCCGGGTCGGCACGCTGAACCTCGCCTCGGCCCGGGACTCCCGCGGCCGCTCGCTCGACGCCGCCGGGCTGCGGACCGCCCTCGCCGACCTGGACGTCGACGTCCTCGCCGTCCAGGAGATCGACGTGGCCCAGCCGCGGTCGCAGCAGGTCGACCAGCCGGCCGAGGTCGCCGCCGCGCTGGGCGTCTCCGAGTGGCGGTTCGCCGCGGCGGTCGCCGGCACCCCCGACCCGTTCCGCAGCTGGACGCCGGTCGACCCGCCGGTGCTGCGCGCGTCGTGGGAGACCCCGGCCGACCCGCTGTACGGCATCGCGCTGTTCAGCCGACTGCCGGTGCGGCGCTGGTCGGTGCAGGCGCTGGGCGCCGGCCGGGCCAAGCTGCCGATCCGTGCCCCCGACCCGCGCACCGGGGAGGTCCGCACCTGGTGGTTCCCAGACGAGCCGCGGCTGGCCGTGGCCGCCGAGCTCGACGGGGTCACCGTGATCGGCACCCACCTGTCGTTCGCGCCGCACACCGCGGCCCGCCAGCTGTTCCGGCTGCGCAGCTGGGCGCGCACGCTGCCGGGTCCGGTGCTCGTGGCCGGTGACCTCAACCTGATCGGCCCGCTGCCGGCGACGCTGGCCCGCGCCCAGCGGCTGGTGACCGCCCCGACCTACCCCGCGCCCGCACCCCGGGTGCAGTTCGACCACGTGCTGGCCCTGGACCCGGTCACCGCCGGGCCGGCGGAGGTGCGCGCGCTGGCGTTCGGCGACCACCGGCTGGTCGTCGTCCCGGTGACCCTGCCCGGGGACGCGCCGGTCAGGCCGTGA
- a CDS encoding NUDIX domain-containing protein: protein MRSSTDGWTTCALGHRHWGLAGAAGLLLHRPGPAGTEVLLHLRVDWSHHGGTWGTPGGALHAGESAPDGALREAGEELGLRRSDVVLGTSSVDDHGGWSYTTVLAAPAVPMEPADLVLNEESTDVGWFALDALPLLHPGFAASLPGLLPLLTA, encoded by the coding sequence GTGCGCTCCTCGACCGACGGCTGGACGACGTGCGCGCTGGGGCACCGGCACTGGGGGCTGGCCGGCGCGGCCGGGCTGCTGCTGCACCGCCCCGGTCCGGCCGGCACCGAGGTGCTGCTGCACCTGCGGGTGGACTGGTCGCACCACGGCGGCACCTGGGGCACGCCCGGTGGCGCGCTGCACGCGGGGGAGTCCGCACCCGACGGCGCGCTGCGCGAGGCGGGGGAGGAGCTCGGCCTGCGCCGCTCCGACGTCGTCCTCGGGACGTCGTCGGTCGACGACCACGGTGGCTGGAGCTACACGACCGTGCTGGCCGCCCCGGCCGTCCCGATGGAGCCCGCCGACCTGGTGCTCAACGAGGAGAGCACCGACGTCGGCTGGTTCGCCCTGGACGCGCTGCCGCTGCTGCACCCGGGGTTCGCCGCCTCGCTGCCGGGCCTCCTGCCGCTGCTCACGGCCTGA
- a CDS encoding VOC family protein, producing the protein MASGVASVWVPVDDMDRARAFYRDVLGLSEGKVTEDWSEFDANGLMIGLNAREGTGHSHGGAVITFQPDGDIEAEVEELKSKGVEVTGGIADFPWGRIAPFKDTEGNNLQFYVPPAS; encoded by the coding sequence GTGGCGAGTGGTGTGGCGAGCGTGTGGGTGCCGGTCGACGACATGGACCGGGCCCGGGCCTTCTACCGGGACGTCCTGGGGCTGAGCGAGGGCAAGGTCACCGAGGACTGGAGCGAGTTCGACGCCAACGGCCTGATGATCGGGCTGAACGCGCGGGAGGGCACCGGCCACTCCCACGGCGGCGCCGTGATCACCTTCCAGCCCGACGGCGACATCGAGGCCGAGGTCGAGGAGCTGAAGAGCAAGGGCGTCGAGGTGACCGGCGGCATCGCGGACTTCCCGTGGGGCCGGATCGCGCCGTTCAAGGACACCGAGGGGAACAACCTGCAGTTCTACGTCCCGCCGGCGTCCTGA
- a CDS encoding GrpB family protein, with protein MLRVRVDGPDDVAARVTALGDGALVVAAADDVALVLAVGTDPAGADPAGADRAGADRADVVLADVVLADDRELGSRLAALVAKRLLPWSAALASGRFAPGPAVLVDPDPGWPAMAARRLARVRAALAPLTGGSIAGWSLDHIGSTAVPGLPAKAFLDLQVRAPALPEPGALDAALSRVGFLAAAGSRPDSPGVHRDVPLGGAGASDDVWRKRLFVSPDPAVPAVLHVRLAASPWGRSTVQFRDWLRAHPAERDHYAQLKAAVAAAHEQDADPDDYTRAKSTWITEVLPRAAAWSDGRNGW; from the coding sequence GTGCTGCGGGTGCGGGTCGACGGGCCGGACGACGTCGCTGCCCGGGTGACGGCGCTGGGCGACGGGGCGCTCGTCGTGGCCGCCGCCGACGACGTCGCCCTCGTCCTCGCCGTGGGCACCGACCCGGCCGGAGCCGACCCGGCCGGGGCCGACCGGGCCGGGGCCGACCGGGCCGACGTCGTGCTGGCCGACGTCGTGCTGGCCGACGACCGTGAGCTCGGCTCCCGGCTGGCGGCACTCGTGGCCAAGCGGCTCCTCCCCTGGTCAGCCGCGCTGGCGTCCGGGCGGTTCGCCCCCGGTCCCGCGGTGCTGGTGGACCCCGACCCGGGATGGCCGGCGATGGCCGCCCGCCGGCTGGCGCGGGTCCGCGCGGCACTGGCCCCACTGACGGGCGGCTCGATCGCGGGCTGGTCGTTGGACCACATCGGCTCGACCGCGGTGCCGGGCCTGCCCGCCAAGGCGTTCCTGGACCTGCAGGTGCGGGCGCCGGCGCTGCCGGAGCCGGGGGCGCTCGACGCCGCCCTGTCGCGGGTGGGCTTCCTCGCCGCCGCCGGCAGCCGACCGGACTCCCCCGGCGTGCACCGGGACGTGCCCCTCGGCGGTGCGGGAGCGTCGGACGACGTCTGGCGGAAGCGGCTCTTCGTGTCGCCCGACCCCGCGGTCCCGGCGGTCCTGCACGTGCGGCTGGCGGCCTCACCCTGGGGCCGCTCGACGGTGCAGTTCCGCGACTGGCTGCGCGCCCACCCGGCCGAGCGCGACCACTACGCGCAGCTGAAGGCCGCGGTGGCCGCCGCCCACGAGCAGGACGCCGACCCCGACGACTACACACGGGCCAAGAGCACCTGGATCACCGAGGTCCTGCCCCGGGCCGCAGCCTGGTCCGACGGCCGCAACGGGTGGTGA
- a CDS encoding PHP domain-containing protein, whose translation MSHDHEHDHHHHGEHDHGHSHHHGDTAGVEGTWADPHADDPLSVSRRGFLATAAVVAGAAAGLGAAVSGVGQGVAAAAGTAAAGTTVNPWTGRTQGLSGDHHIHTRFSPDAQYDVITQVQKGRQFGLDWLVITDHGGVAHQKLSIDKITPEIAQARRQYSDTLIYQGLEWNIPGAEHATVMLPPGPANIDILKAFEAGYDGSVLAANGVTGNVEPYALEALRYLDNQVRNRRTEIALMFANHPSRQGIDSPHEIRNWRDSAPSVAVGMEGAPGHQASGIPKAQGGPGGGRGYYDRSPGAASFPGYPLESYRTFGGFDWMTATVGGLWDSLLAEGKPWWVTSTSDSHQVFRDTRVPGPLAHAQTGDRGAPVDTGRPITSYGDFWPGQYGNTLVLSENRTYVGVMQALQAGKVAAVHGRLVENLDIRVRSAEQGDPQGATLGGRTWVRRGGDVQVTITVKVAGGVNGGGFVPKLAKVDLISGPVTGEQSDRDHFLAPETKVVKTFEVGTGRAQYTFDHTFKNVDRSFYVRFRGSDGKQLDANGNPPIDVIGDANPWDDLWFYANPVFVDAI comes from the coding sequence ATGAGCCACGACCACGAGCACGACCACCACCACCACGGCGAGCACGACCACGGTCACTCCCACCACCACGGCGACACCGCCGGCGTCGAGGGCACCTGGGCCGACCCCCACGCCGACGACCCGCTGTCGGTCTCGCGCCGTGGCTTCCTCGCCACCGCGGCCGTCGTCGCGGGCGCCGCAGCCGGTCTGGGTGCCGCCGTCTCCGGCGTCGGCCAGGGCGTCGCCGCCGCCGCCGGGACCGCCGCCGCCGGCACGACCGTGAACCCCTGGACCGGCCGCACGCAGGGCCTGTCCGGTGACCACCACATCCACACCCGGTTCTCCCCGGACGCGCAGTACGACGTCATCACCCAGGTGCAGAAGGGCCGTCAGTTCGGCCTCGACTGGCTGGTGATCACCGACCACGGTGGCGTCGCCCACCAGAAGCTCTCGATCGACAAGATCACGCCCGAGATCGCCCAGGCGCGCCGGCAGTACTCCGACACCCTGATCTACCAGGGCCTGGAGTGGAACATCCCCGGCGCCGAGCACGCCACGGTCATGCTGCCCCCGGGGCCGGCCAACATCGACATCCTCAAGGCCTTCGAGGCCGGCTACGACGGCAGTGTGCTGGCCGCCAACGGCGTCACCGGCAACGTCGAGCCCTACGCGCTCGAGGCCCTCCGGTACCTGGACAACCAGGTCCGCAACCGGCGCACCGAGATCGCGCTGATGTTCGCCAACCACCCGAGCCGGCAGGGCATCGACAGCCCGCACGAGATCCGCAACTGGCGCGACTCCGCCCCCTCGGTCGCGGTCGGCATGGAGGGCGCCCCCGGGCACCAGGCCTCCGGCATCCCCAAGGCCCAGGGCGGCCCCGGCGGCGGCCGCGGCTACTACGACCGCTCCCCGGGTGCGGCCAGCTTCCCCGGCTACCCGCTGGAGTCCTACCGCACCTTCGGTGGCTTCGACTGGATGACCGCGACCGTCGGCGGGCTCTGGGACTCCCTGCTCGCCGAGGGCAAGCCGTGGTGGGTCACCTCCACCTCCGACTCCCACCAGGTCTTCCGCGACACCCGCGTCCCCGGCCCGCTGGCCCACGCCCAGACCGGTGACCGTGGCGCCCCCGTCGACACCGGCCGGCCGATCACCTCCTACGGCGACTTCTGGCCCGGCCAGTACGGCAACACGCTGGTGCTGAGCGAGAACCGCACCTACGTCGGCGTCATGCAGGCCCTCCAGGCCGGCAAGGTCGCGGCGGTCCACGGCCGGCTCGTCGAGAACCTCGACATCCGCGTCCGTTCCGCCGAGCAGGGCGACCCGCAGGGCGCCACCCTGGGCGGTCGCACCTGGGTGCGCCGCGGTGGCGACGTGCAGGTGACCATCACGGTCAAGGTCGCCGGCGGCGTCAACGGCGGGGGCTTCGTGCCCAAGCTGGCCAAGGTCGACCTCATCAGCGGCCCCGTCACCGGTGAGCAGTCCGACCGCGACCACTTCCTCGCCCCCGAGACCAAGGTCGTCAAGACCTTCGAGGTGGGCACCGGCCGCGCGCAGTACACCTTCGACCACACCTTCAAGAACGTGGACCGCTCGTTCTACGTCCGCTTCCGCGGCAGCGACGGCAAGCAGCTCGACGCCAACGGCAACCCGCCGATCGACGTCATCGGCGACGCCAACCCGTGGGACGACCTCTGGTTCTACGCGAACCCGGTCTTCGTCGACGCCATCTGA
- a CDS encoding 1,4-dihydroxy-2-naphthoyl-CoA synthase, whose translation MSARADVSEIFDASAWEQVPGFEQLTDVTYHRAVDAGVVRIALDRPEVRNAFRPQTVDQLLAVFEHARLSTDVGCVLLTGNGPSEKDGGWAFCSGGDQRVRGKYGYEAGDGVSGRLHILEVQRLIRFMPKIVVCVVPGWAAGGGHSLHVVADLTLASAEHARFKQTDADVGSFDGGFGSAYLARQVGQKFAREIFFLGEEYSAADAHAMGMVNRVVPHAELEATALDWGRRIVAKSPTAQRMLKYSFNAIDDGLVGQQLFAGETTRLAYMAEEAVEGRDSFLEKRPADFSRFPWHV comes from the coding sequence GTGAGCGCACGCGCGGACGTCTCGGAGATCTTCGACGCCTCGGCCTGGGAGCAGGTGCCCGGCTTCGAGCAGCTCACCGACGTCACCTACCACCGGGCGGTCGACGCCGGGGTGGTGCGGATCGCGCTCGACCGGCCCGAGGTGCGCAACGCCTTCCGGCCGCAGACGGTCGACCAGCTGCTCGCCGTGTTCGAGCACGCGCGGCTGTCGACCGACGTGGGCTGCGTGCTGCTCACCGGCAACGGCCCCAGCGAGAAGGACGGCGGCTGGGCGTTCTGCTCCGGCGGTGACCAGCGGGTCCGTGGGAAGTACGGCTACGAGGCCGGCGACGGGGTCAGCGGGCGGCTGCACATCCTGGAGGTGCAGCGGCTGATCCGCTTCATGCCCAAGATCGTCGTCTGCGTCGTCCCGGGGTGGGCCGCCGGTGGCGGGCACAGCCTGCACGTCGTCGCCGACCTCACGCTGGCCAGCGCCGAGCACGCCCGGTTCAAGCAGACCGACGCCGACGTGGGCAGCTTCGACGGCGGCTTCGGCTCGGCCTACCTCGCCCGGCAGGTGGGCCAGAAGTTCGCCCGGGAGATCTTCTTCCTGGGTGAGGAGTACTCCGCCGCCGACGCGCACGCCATGGGCATGGTCAACCGGGTGGTGCCGCACGCCGAGCTGGAGGCCACCGCGCTGGACTGGGGCCGCCGGATCGTGGCCAAGAGCCCGACCGCCCAGCGGATGCTCAAGTACTCGTTCAACGCGATCGACGACGGACTGGTCGGTCAGCAGCTGTTCGCCGGGGAGACGACCCGGCTGGCCTACATGGCCGAGGAGGCCGTCGAGGGCCGCGACTCCTTCCTGGAGAAGCGCCCCGCCGACTTCTCCCGCTTCCCCTGGCACGTCTGA